The following coding sequences are from one Streptomyces sp. NBC_01232 window:
- the murD gene encoding UDP-N-acetylmuramoyl-L-alanine--D-glutamate ligase produces the protein MGSRQVTSWQDKNITVAGLGVSGISAARALAGLGASVTVVDGGDSEGHRARAAELGELGISVRLGDAETLPEGTELVVTSPGWKPDSPLFEAAAAAGVDVVGDVEIAWLLREVGQERRAAAAGGAPRAAAPWLAITGTNGKTTTTQMLASILRAAGLRTAAVGNIGTPIIDVVLGEEEYDVLAVELSSYQLHWAPSLRVHSAAVLNLAPDHLDWHGSMEAYAADKGRIYEGNTVACVYNVADPATEGLVVEADVEEGCRAIGFTLGAPGPSMLGIVDGILVDRAFVENRQKNAQELAEVKDVNPPAPHNIANALAAAALARAFGVEPRAVRDGLRDFRPDAHRVAYVDEIGSVTYIDDSKATNTHAAEASLAAFEPVVWIAGGLAKGATFDELVTKSAKRLRGAVLIGADRALIAEALARHAPEVPVVDLDRTDTGAMLAAVREAAALAEPGDTVLLAPACASMDMFANYNKRGDAFADAVRELAAENAADTA, from the coding sequence ATGGGCAGCCGACAAGTGACGTCCTGGCAGGACAAGAACATCACCGTCGCCGGTCTCGGCGTGAGCGGCATCAGTGCCGCCCGCGCCCTGGCCGGCCTCGGCGCATCGGTGACCGTCGTCGACGGCGGCGACAGCGAGGGCCACCGGGCCCGCGCCGCCGAACTGGGCGAGCTGGGCATCAGCGTGCGCCTCGGGGACGCCGAAACCCTGCCCGAGGGCACCGAGCTGGTCGTCACCTCGCCCGGCTGGAAGCCCGACAGCCCCCTGTTCGAGGCCGCCGCCGCGGCCGGTGTGGACGTGGTCGGCGACGTCGAGATCGCCTGGCTGCTGCGCGAGGTCGGCCAGGAGCGCCGGGCCGCCGCGGCCGGCGGAGCCCCGAGGGCCGCTGCGCCCTGGCTCGCCATCACCGGCACCAACGGCAAGACCACGACCACGCAGATGCTGGCGTCGATCCTGAGGGCAGCGGGCCTGCGCACCGCAGCCGTCGGCAACATCGGCACCCCGATCATCGATGTGGTGCTCGGCGAGGAGGAGTACGACGTCCTCGCCGTCGAACTCTCCAGCTACCAGCTGCACTGGGCGCCCTCGCTGCGCGTCCACTCGGCGGCCGTGCTCAACCTGGCCCCGGACCACCTCGACTGGCACGGCTCGATGGAGGCGTACGCCGCCGACAAGGGCCGGATCTACGAGGGCAACACGGTGGCCTGCGTCTACAACGTCGCCGACCCGGCCACCGAGGGCCTGGTCGTGGAGGCCGACGTCGAAGAGGGCTGCCGGGCCATCGGTTTCACCCTCGGCGCCCCCGGCCCCTCCATGCTCGGCATCGTCGACGGCATCCTCGTCGACCGGGCCTTCGTGGAGAACCGGCAGAAGAACGCCCAGGAGCTCGCCGAGGTCAAGGACGTCAACCCGCCGGCCCCGCACAACATCGCCAACGCGCTCGCCGCCGCAGCCCTGGCCCGCGCCTTCGGCGTCGAGCCGCGCGCGGTCCGCGACGGGCTGCGCGACTTCCGCCCGGACGCCCACCGCGTCGCGTACGTGGACGAGATCGGCTCGGTCACCTACATCGACGACTCCAAGGCCACCAACACGCACGCGGCCGAGGCCTCGCTCGCGGCCTTCGAGCCGGTCGTCTGGATCGCCGGCGGTCTCGCCAAGGGCGCGACCTTCGACGAGCTCGTCACGAAGTCCGCGAAGCGGCTGCGCGGCGCCGTGCTGATCGGCGCCGACCGGGCGCTGATCGCCGAGGCGCTGGCGCGACACGCGCCCGAGGTCCCGGTCGTCGACCTCGACCGGACCGACACTGGGGCGATGCTCGCAGCGGTCCGGGAAGCCGCCGCGCTCGCCGAGCCCGGCGACACGGTCCTGCTGGCACCTGCCTGCGCCTCGATGGACATGTTCGCGAACTACAACAAGCGTGGGGACGCATTCGCCGACGCGGTGCGCGAACTGGCCGCCGAGAACGCTGCGGACACGGCCTAG
- the mraY gene encoding phospho-N-acetylmuramoyl-pentapeptide-transferase: MRQILFAGVIGMFLTVVGTPLLIKLLARKGYGQFIRDDGPRGHAGKKGTPTMGGISFILATLIAYALTKILTGSEPSFSGLLVLFLMAGMGLVGYLDDYIKIVKRRSLGLRAKAKMSGQLIVGIAFAVLALQFKDSRGLTPASTRLSFVTDFGWSIGPVLFVVWALFMILAMSNGVNLTDGLDGLATGAAVMVFGAYTFIGVWQFQESCAFAADLTNPNACFEVRDPLDLAVVASALMGACFGFLWWNTSPAKIFMGDTGSLALGGALAGLAICSRTEFLMALLGGLFVLITMSVVIQVGSFKMTGKRVFRMAPLQHHFELKGWSEVLVVVRFWIIQGMCVIVGLGLFYAGWAADK, translated from the coding sequence ATGAGGCAGATTCTGTTCGCCGGCGTCATCGGCATGTTCCTCACCGTCGTCGGCACCCCGCTGCTGATCAAGCTGCTGGCCCGCAAGGGCTACGGCCAGTTCATCCGCGACGACGGCCCCCGCGGCCACGCCGGGAAGAAGGGCACGCCCACCATGGGCGGTATCTCCTTCATCCTGGCGACGCTCATCGCGTACGCCCTGACGAAGATCCTCACCGGCAGCGAACCGAGCTTCTCGGGCCTGCTCGTGCTGTTCCTGATGGCGGGCATGGGCCTCGTCGGGTACCTGGACGACTACATCAAGATCGTCAAGAGGCGTTCGCTGGGTCTGAGGGCCAAGGCGAAGATGTCCGGCCAGCTGATCGTCGGCATCGCCTTCGCGGTGCTGGCCCTCCAGTTCAAGGACTCGCGCGGGCTCACCCCGGCCTCCACCAGGCTGTCCTTCGTCACGGACTTCGGCTGGTCGATCGGACCGGTGCTGTTCGTGGTCTGGGCGCTGTTCATGATCCTGGCGATGTCCAACGGCGTGAACCTCACCGACGGCCTGGACGGTCTCGCGACCGGCGCCGCCGTGATGGTCTTCGGCGCCTACACCTTCATCGGCGTCTGGCAGTTCCAGGAGTCCTGCGCCTTCGCCGCCGACCTCACGAACCCGAACGCCTGCTTCGAGGTACGAGATCCCCTCGACCTCGCCGTGGTCGCCTCCGCCCTCATGGGCGCCTGCTTCGGCTTCCTGTGGTGGAACACCTCGCCCGCCAAGATCTTCATGGGTGACACCGGCTCGCTCGCCCTCGGCGGCGCACTCGCGGGCCTCGCCATCTGCTCCCGCACGGAGTTCCTGATGGCGCTCCTCGGCGGCCTGTTCGTGCTCATCACGATGTCGGTCGTCATCCAGGTCGGTTCCTTCAAGATGACCGGCAAGCGCGTCTTCCGGATGGCACCGCTGCAGCACCACTTCGAACTCAAGGGCTGGTCCGAGGTCCTCGTCGTCGTCCGCTTCTGGATCATCCAGGGCATGTGCGTGATCGTGGGTCTCGGTCTCTTCTACGCGGGATGGGCAGCCGACAAGTGA
- the ftsW gene encoding putative lipid II flippase FtsW, with translation MPAKQMLPGRRPSAVKAQGRKRPAVSSKRPAGRGPLARLRRTQRQLEKAWDRPLTAYYLIFGSSLLITVLGLVMVYSASMIKALQLGLGDAYFFKKQFLAALIGGVLLLAASRMPVKLHRALSYPVLAGTLFLMVLVQVPGIGVSINGNQNWISLGGPFMLQPSEFGKLALILWGADLLARKGDKGLLSQWKHLLVPLVPVAFLLLGLIMLGGDMGTAMILGAILFGLLWLAGAPTRMFVGVLVFAGAIVALLIKTSPHRMDRLECLGATEPGKNDLCWQAVHGIYALASGGWFGSGLGASVEKWGQLPEAHTDFIFAITGEELGLAGTLSVLALFAALGYAGIRVAGRTEDSFVRFAAGGVTTWITAQAVINIGAVLGLLPIAGVPLPLFSYGGSALLPTMFAVGLLIAFAREEPAARAALAMRQPKTGWWRTGVRWKSMRRRVKKRPSGER, from the coding sequence ATGCCGGCCAAGCAGATGCTGCCGGGGCGGCGGCCGTCCGCCGTCAAGGCGCAGGGCCGCAAACGCCCCGCGGTGAGTTCGAAGCGGCCCGCCGGGCGCGGGCCGCTGGCCCGGCTGCGCCGTACGCAGCGGCAGTTGGAGAAGGCGTGGGACCGCCCGCTCACTGCCTATTACCTGATTTTCGGCAGTTCGCTGCTCATCACCGTGCTCGGTCTGGTGATGGTGTACTCCGCCTCGATGATCAAGGCCCTCCAGCTCGGCCTCGGCGACGCGTACTTCTTCAAGAAGCAGTTCCTCGCCGCCCTCATCGGCGGCGTACTCCTGCTGGCCGCTTCCCGGATGCCGGTCAAACTGCACCGGGCGCTTTCCTATCCGGTGCTCGCCGGCACGCTCTTCCTGATGGTCCTGGTCCAGGTCCCGGGGATAGGCGTCTCGATCAACGGCAACCAGAACTGGATCTCCCTCGGCGGTCCGTTCATGCTCCAGCCCAGCGAGTTCGGCAAGCTGGCACTGATCCTGTGGGGCGCCGACCTGCTGGCGCGCAAGGGCGACAAGGGGCTGCTGAGCCAGTGGAAGCACCTGCTGGTCCCGCTGGTCCCGGTGGCCTTCCTGCTGCTCGGGCTGATCATGCTGGGCGGGGACATGGGCACCGCGATGATCCTCGGCGCCATCCTGTTCGGACTGCTCTGGCTGGCCGGGGCCCCGACCCGGATGTTCGTCGGGGTGCTCGTCTTCGCGGGTGCGATCGTCGCACTGCTCATCAAGACGAGCCCGCACCGGATGGACCGGCTGGAATGCCTCGGTGCGACAGAACCGGGCAAGAACGACCTTTGCTGGCAGGCCGTTCACGGGATCTACGCCCTCGCATCGGGCGGCTGGTTCGGTTCCGGCCTCGGTGCAAGTGTGGAAAAATGGGGGCAACTACCCGAAGCCCACACCGACTTCATCTTCGCCATCACCGGGGAGGAACTGGGTCTGGCGGGGACGCTGTCGGTGCTCGCCCTGTTCGCGGCTCTAGGCTATGCGGGTATCCGCGTGGCCGGACGCACGGAGGATTCCTTCGTACGGTTTGCCGCGGGAGGTGTGACCACCTGGATCACGGCCCAGGCCGTGATCAACATCGGTGCGGTACTCGGCCTGCTGCCGATCGCCGGAGTCCCGCTCCCGCTGTTCTCCTACGGGGGGTCGGCCCTGCTCCCGACCATGTTCGCGGTCGGACTGCTCATCGCCTTCGCGCGAGAGGAACCGGCGGCGCGCGCGGCCCTCGCGATGCGACAGCCGAAGACCGGCTGGTGGCGGACCGGGGTGAGATGGAAGTCGATGAGACGGCGCGTCAAGAAGCGTCCGTCCGGAGAGCGGTGA
- a CDS encoding UDP-N-acetylmuramoyl-L-alanyl-D-glutamate--2,6-diaminopimelate ligase: MTTITPKPGNRTTGEAEAGPSLRGRPAAPGTLTAVPHADQPRTAQKAPATPPGAPRPASASPSPLGELAALLGIPAPGAAQITGITHDSRAVRPGDLYAALPGARTHGADFAAQAAGLGAVAVLTDPAGSERAAATGLPVLTVDDPRGRMGELAAEIYGRPGEDLLQIGITGTSGKTTTAYLVEGGLRAAGRSTGLVGTVEMRIGDERIKSERTTPEATDLQALFAVMRERGVEAVAMEVSSHALVLGRVDGCVFDVAVFNNLSPEHMEFHSDMEDYFQAKAGLFTARRARLGVLNLDDEYGRRLAKEATIPVVTFSAAGDPAADWRAEDVVFGPASSTLTLLGPDGQRVRATAPLPGPFNVANTVAAIVTLAAAGLDPQTAADGVAAVPGVPGRLERVDAGQPYLAVVDYAHKTDAVESVLRALREVTEGKLHIVLGCGGDRDTTKRGPMGAAAARYADVAVLTSDNPRSEDPLAILAAMFEGAVSVPAAERGTVLVDADRAEAIAAAVARARPGDTVLVAGKGHEQGQDTAGVVRPFDDRTVLRAAIEHQAVLDRTTQVRQAEVNQ, from the coding sequence GTGACAACGATCACCCCGAAACCCGGGAACCGTACGACCGGCGAAGCCGAGGCCGGGCCCTCACTTCGCGGGCGGCCCGCCGCGCCCGGTACGCTCACCGCCGTGCCCCACGCTGATCAGCCCAGAACCGCCCAGAAAGCCCCGGCAACGCCGCCGGGAGCGCCCCGGCCCGCGTCCGCCAGCCCGAGCCCGCTGGGCGAGCTGGCCGCCCTGCTGGGCATCCCGGCCCCCGGCGCCGCGCAGATCACCGGCATCACGCACGACTCCCGTGCGGTGCGCCCCGGTGACCTGTACGCGGCTCTGCCGGGAGCCAGGACGCACGGCGCCGACTTCGCCGCCCAGGCGGCCGGCCTCGGCGCCGTCGCCGTGCTGACCGACCCCGCGGGGTCGGAGCGCGCCGCGGCGACCGGCCTGCCGGTCCTGACCGTCGACGATCCGCGCGGCCGGATGGGAGAGCTGGCCGCCGAGATCTACGGACGCCCCGGCGAGGACCTCCTCCAGATCGGCATCACCGGTACCTCCGGCAAGACCACCACGGCGTACCTCGTCGAGGGCGGCCTGCGCGCGGCGGGCCGCAGCACCGGACTGGTCGGCACCGTGGAGATGCGCATCGGGGACGAGCGCATCAAGTCCGAGCGGACCACCCCCGAGGCCACCGACCTCCAGGCCCTCTTCGCGGTCATGCGCGAACGCGGGGTCGAGGCCGTGGCCATGGAGGTCTCCAGCCACGCGCTCGTGCTCGGCCGGGTCGACGGCTGCGTCTTCGACGTCGCCGTCTTCAACAACCTGAGCCCGGAGCACATGGAGTTCCACTCCGACATGGAGGACTACTTCCAGGCCAAGGCGGGGCTGTTCACCGCCCGCCGGGCCCGCCTGGGCGTGCTCAACCTCGACGACGAGTACGGCCGCCGCCTGGCCAAGGAGGCGACGATCCCGGTCGTCACCTTCTCCGCCGCGGGCGACCCGGCCGCCGACTGGCGTGCCGAGGACGTGGTCTTCGGACCGGCGAGCTCCACCCTGACCCTGCTGGGCCCCGACGGACAGCGCGTACGGGCCACCGCGCCGCTGCCCGGCCCGTTCAACGTCGCCAACACCGTCGCCGCGATCGTCACGCTCGCCGCCGCCGGCCTCGACCCGCAGACCGCCGCCGACGGCGTCGCCGCGGTCCCCGGGGTCCCCGGCCGGCTGGAGCGGGTGGACGCGGGACAGCCGTACCTCGCCGTCGTCGACTACGCGCACAAGACGGACGCCGTGGAATCGGTGCTGCGCGCGCTGCGCGAGGTCACCGAGGGCAAGCTGCACATCGTGCTCGGCTGCGGCGGCGACCGTGACACCACCAAGCGCGGCCCGATGGGCGCCGCGGCCGCCCGGTACGCCGACGTGGCCGTCCTGACCTCGGACAACCCGCGCTCCGAGGACCCTCTCGCGATCCTCGCCGCGATGTTCGAGGGTGCCGTGTCCGTACCGGCCGCGGAGCGGGGCACGGTCCTGGTCGACGCCGACCGGGCCGAGGCCATCGCCGCAGCCGTCGCCCGCGCCCGGCCCGGCGACACCGTGCTGGTGGCCGGCAAGGGCCACGAGCAGGGCCAGGACACCGCCGGTGTCGTACGTCCCTTCGACGACCGCACGGTGCTCCGTGCCGCGATCGAGCACCAGGCCGTGCTCGACCGAACGACCCAGGTCCGACAGGCCGAGGTGAACCAGTGA
- a CDS encoding cell division protein FtsQ/DivIB, translating to MAGGTTAQRGTPFSDRSGPSARKGSGAPRPPKGPKGPKVPKGSEPAKGPRPQGPGARLRRGPVLASLAAAVFLVGGGTWVLYGSSWLRVEKVAATGMDVLTSEQVLGAAAVPVGAPLMSVDTEEIEGRVRGRLPRIDTVDVVRAWPHGIGLKVTERKPVLLIKKGANFVEVDASGVRFDTVPKAPAGVPVLELNAGRSPSARRFDEERLLHEAVLVAGALPESIAKETVQVKVGSYDSVVLELTRGRSVTWGSGEQSDAKGRALNALLKAAPKAVHFDVSVPTAPAASGS from the coding sequence GTGGCCGGAGGGACGACCGCACAGCGCGGGACACCGTTTTCTGATCGGTCCGGCCCGTCTGCCCGCAAGGGCAGCGGCGCTCCCAGGCCACCGAAGGGCCCCAAAGGCCCCAAGGTCCCGAAGGGTTCCGAGCCGGCGAAGGGACCCCGCCCACAGGGCCCCGGTGCACGCCTGCGCCGGGGCCCCGTGCTGGCGTCCCTGGCCGCCGCCGTGTTCCTCGTGGGAGGCGGCACCTGGGTGCTCTACGGCTCCTCCTGGCTGCGCGTGGAGAAGGTCGCCGCCACCGGCATGGACGTGCTCACCTCCGAGCAGGTCCTCGGCGCCGCGGCGGTCCCGGTCGGCGCCCCCCTGATGAGCGTCGACACCGAGGAGATCGAGGGCCGCGTCCGCGGCAGGCTGCCCCGCATCGACACGGTCGACGTGGTGCGCGCCTGGCCGCACGGCATCGGTCTGAAAGTGACGGAACGCAAACCCGTCCTGCTCATCAAAAAGGGCGCCAACTTCGTCGAAGTGGACGCATCGGGTGTGCGATTCGACACGGTTCCGAAAGCACCCGCGGGTGTTCCGGTCCTCGAATTGAACGCCGGTCGATCGCCGAGCGCCCGCCGCTTCGACGAGGAGCGGCTGCTGCACGAGGCCGTTCTCGTCGCGGGCGCCCTCCCGGAGTCGATCGCCAAGGAAACCGTGCAGGTCAAGGTGGGTTCCTATGATTCGGTGGTCCTGGAGCTCACCCGGGGGCGGTCCGTGACGTGGGGGAGCGGTGAACAGAGCGATGCGAAGGGGCGTGCTTTGAACGCTTTGTTGAAAGCCGCGCCCAAGGCTGTTCACTTCGACGTGAGCGTCCCCACCGCCCCTGCTGCGTCCGGGAGTTGA
- the murG gene encoding undecaprenyldiphospho-muramoylpentapeptide beta-N-acetylglucosaminyltransferase: MHVVLAGGGTAGHIEPALALADALRRQDPSVGITALGTERGLETRLVPERGYELGLIPAVPLPRKPTPELITVPGRLRGTIKAAEEILLRTKADCVVGFGGYVALPGYLAAKRLGVPIIVHEANARPGLANKIGSRYAHAVAVSTPDSKLRGARYVGIPLRRSISTLDRAAVRPEARAAFGLDPNLPTLLVSGGSQGARRLNETIQQVAPTLQRSGIQILHAVGPKNELPRVDNMPGMPPYVPVPYVDRMDLAYAAADMMLCRAGAMTVAELSAVGLPAAYVPLPIGNGEQRLNAQPVVKAGGGLLVDDAELTPDWVLGQILPVLSDPHRLYEMSRAAGEFGRRDADELLVGMVYEAIAAHRSR, encoded by the coding sequence GTGCATGTCGTACTCGCCGGTGGGGGGACCGCCGGCCACATCGAGCCGGCGCTCGCCCTCGCGGACGCCCTGCGCAGGCAGGACCCTTCAGTGGGCATCACCGCCCTCGGCACGGAGCGCGGACTTGAGACCCGCCTGGTGCCGGAACGCGGGTACGAGCTGGGACTGATCCCCGCCGTGCCGCTGCCCCGCAAGCCGACCCCGGAACTGATCACCGTCCCCGGACGGCTGCGCGGCACCATCAAGGCCGCGGAGGAGATCCTCCTGCGCACCAAGGCCGACTGCGTCGTCGGATTCGGCGGCTACGTGGCCCTGCCCGGCTACCTCGCGGCCAAGCGGCTCGGGGTGCCGATCATCGTCCACGAGGCCAACGCCCGGCCCGGACTGGCCAACAAGATCGGCTCCCGGTACGCGCACGCCGTCGCGGTCTCCACCCCCGACAGCAAGCTGCGCGGGGCCCGCTACGTGGGCATCCCGCTGCGCCGCTCCATCTCCACCCTCGACCGGGCCGCCGTCCGCCCCGAGGCGCGCGCCGCCTTCGGCCTGGACCCCAACCTGCCCACGCTGCTGGTCTCCGGCGGCTCGCAGGGCGCCCGCCGCCTCAACGAGACGATCCAGCAGGTCGCGCCGACCCTCCAGCGCTCCGGGATCCAGATCCTGCACGCCGTCGGACCGAAGAACGAACTGCCGCGTGTCGACAACATGCCCGGGATGCCGCCGTATGTGCCGGTACCGTACGTGGACCGGATGGATCTCGCGTACGCCGCCGCCGACATGATGCTGTGCCGCGCGGGCGCGATGACCGTCGCCGAACTCTCCGCCGTCGGGCTTCCCGCCGCCTACGTCCCGTTGCCGATCGGCAACGGCGAACAGCGGCTCAACGCCCAGCCGGTGGTCAAGGCCGGCGGCGGCCTGCTCGTGGACGACGCGGAACTGACGCCCGACTGGGTGCTGGGCCAGATCCTCCCGGTGCTGTCCGACCCGCACCGCCTGTACGAGATGTCCCGCGCCGCCGGTGAGTTCGGCCGCCGGGACGCCGACGAGCTCCTGGTCGGCATGGTCTACGAGGCGATCGCGGCCCACAGGTCCCGCTGA
- a CDS encoding UDP-N-acetylmuramoyl-tripeptide--D-alanyl-D-alanine ligase: MIALSLAEIADITGGRPHDIPDTSVQVTGPVVYDSREVRAGSLFAAFVGERVDGHDYAERAVSAGAVGVLATRPVGVPAIVVPDVVAALGALARAVVTRLGTDVVALTGSAGKTSTKDLIAQVLQHHAPTVWTPGNLNNEIGLPITTLRVTEDTQHLVLEMGARGIGHIRYLTGLTPPRIGLVLNVGTAHIGEFGGREQIAQAKGELVEALPAEAEGGVAVLNADDLLVREMAARTKARTVLFGEAEDAEIRATEVRMTDRGQASFTLHTPTGCSDVTLRLYGEHHVSNALAAAAVAHVLGMSAQEIATALSGAGTLSRWRMEVTERADGVTIVNDAYNANPESMRAALRALAAMGGAGRANGGRTWAVLGPMAELGDDALAEHDAVGRLVVRLNVSKLVAVGGREASWLQLGAYNEGSWGEESVHVSDAQAAVDLLRSELRPGDVVLVKASRSAGLERVAQGLLDSTVEGEVADR; the protein is encoded by the coding sequence GTGATCGCCCTTTCCCTGGCCGAGATCGCCGACATCACCGGCGGGCGGCCCCATGACATACCGGATACGTCCGTCCAGGTCACCGGTCCCGTGGTCTACGACTCCCGTGAGGTCCGGGCCGGCAGCCTGTTCGCCGCCTTCGTCGGCGAGCGGGTCGACGGCCACGACTATGCCGAACGCGCGGTGTCCGCCGGCGCCGTGGGCGTCCTCGCGACCCGGCCCGTCGGCGTGCCGGCCATCGTCGTCCCCGATGTGGTGGCCGCCCTCGGAGCACTCGCCCGGGCCGTGGTCACCCGCCTGGGAACCGACGTCGTGGCCCTCACCGGGTCCGCCGGCAAGACCTCCACCAAGGACCTGATCGCGCAGGTGCTGCAGCACCACGCGCCGACCGTGTGGACCCCCGGGAACCTCAACAACGAGATCGGCCTGCCGATCACGACGCTGCGCGTCACCGAGGACACCCAGCACCTGGTCCTGGAGATGGGCGCCCGCGGCATCGGCCACATCCGCTACCTCACCGGACTGACGCCCCCGCGCATCGGTCTGGTCCTCAACGTCGGCACCGCCCACATCGGCGAGTTCGGCGGCCGCGAGCAGATCGCGCAGGCCAAGGGGGAGCTCGTCGAGGCCCTGCCGGCCGAGGCGGAGGGCGGCGTCGCCGTCCTCAACGCCGATGACCTGCTGGTTCGCGAGATGGCCGCGCGCACGAAGGCCCGTACGGTCCTCTTCGGAGAGGCCGAGGACGCCGAAATCCGGGCCACCGAAGTCCGCATGACGGACAGGGGGCAGGCTTCCTTCACACTGCACACACCGACCGGGTGCAGTGACGTGACCTTGCGGCTGTACGGTGAGCACCACGTGTCGAACGCGCTCGCCGCGGCCGCCGTCGCTCATGTCCTGGGCATGTCCGCACAGGAGATCGCCACGGCGCTCTCCGGGGCGGGCACGCTGTCCCGGTGGCGGATGGAGGTCACCGAGCGGGCGGACGGTGTGACGATCGTCAACGACGCCTACAACGCGAACCCCGAGTCCATGCGGGCCGCACTGCGCGCGCTTGCCGCGATGGGCGGTGCCGGCAGGGCGAACGGGGGGCGCACGTGGGCGGTGCTCGGCCCGATGGCCGAGCTCGGAGACGACGCTCTCGCCGAGCACGACGCGGTCGGACGTCTTGTCGTCCGGCTCAACGTGAGCAAGCTCGTCGCAGTCGGGGGCAGGGAAGCATCCTGGCTGCAACTGGGCGCATATAACGAGGGTTCGTGGGGTGAGGAGTCGGTGCACGTGTCCGACGCGCAGGCGGCTGTCGACCTGTTGCGCAGTGAACTGCGCCCGGGTGACGTCGTGCTGGTGAAGGCTTCCAGGTCGGCCGGTCTGGAGCGGGTGGCCCAGGGCCTTCTCGACAGCACTGTCGAGGGCGAGGTCGCCGACCGATGA